Proteins from a single region of Campylobacter lari:
- a CDS encoding NFACT RNA binding domain-containing protein has translation MKYTDLIQIKDYFKQFQRLNYLKRLDDNILELSLDHQAFILDLTRGKSGIYQDKLQAKVYNAPFDFMLKKYFSNAKILNLEVLENNRILSFEVLSEKSYKAYGAKIYFEFTGKNTNVIITDTDDIIIEALRHIDKSYRVVKIGEKLQALKAYEIKEEFVKIDDFNVYFKESAKKLQQDRLKDIKENKLLNIDKKIFTLKESIENLEQESDLLKKAQELSQKADVLFANLNSLKDYQREFILQDFNANELAFKLEDTPKNSANEFYKMAKKLKQKAKNINIEREILSEKLDFLINLKDLIAKSTSLRELEVLMPKKSKKTKKEELNAGVSSFYFDEFKISVGRNEKANEYLLKIAKKDDIWLHVKDYPSAHVIITSNKLKISQLVLEFAAKLCVEFSKLSSGVYLVDYTSKNFVKIKEKAFVNYTNYKTLSVLKE, from the coding sequence GATGATAATATCTTAGAGCTTAGCTTAGATCATCAAGCTTTTATACTAGACTTAACGCGTGGAAAAAGTGGAATTTACCAAGATAAACTCCAAGCAAAAGTCTATAATGCACCTTTTGATTTTATGCTAAAAAAATACTTCTCTAACGCAAAGATTTTAAATTTAGAAGTATTAGAAAATAATAGAATTTTATCTTTTGAAGTTTTATCAGAAAAATCTTACAAAGCTTATGGGGCTAAGATTTATTTTGAATTTACAGGAAAAAACACTAATGTAATCATCACAGACACTGATGATATTATCATAGAAGCTTTGCGTCATATAGATAAAAGCTACCGCGTTGTAAAAATAGGCGAAAAACTCCAAGCTTTAAAAGCTTATGAGATAAAAGAAGAATTTGTAAAGATTGATGATTTTAATGTGTATTTTAAAGAAAGTGCTAAAAAGTTACAGCAAGATCGCTTAAAAGATATAAAAGAAAATAAACTTTTAAATATAGATAAAAAAATCTTTACTCTTAAAGAGAGTATAGAAAATTTAGAGCAAGAAAGCGATTTATTAAAAAAAGCTCAAGAATTAAGCCAAAAAGCAGATGTTTTATTTGCTAATTTAAATTCTTTAAAAGATTATCAAAGAGAATTTATTTTGCAAGATTTTAATGCAAATGAGCTTGCCTTTAAACTCGAAGATACACCTAAAAATAGTGCGAATGAATTTTATAAAATGGCTAAAAAGCTAAAACAAAAGGCTAAAAATATCAATATAGAAAGAGAAATTTTAAGTGAAAAACTTGATTTTCTAATAAATTTAAAAGACTTAATTGCTAAAAGCACTTCTTTGCGAGAATTAGAAGTTTTAATGCCTAAAAAAAGTAAAAAAACCAAAAAAGAAGAGTTAAATGCAGGGGTTAGTAGCTTTTATTTTGATGAGTTTAAAATCAGCGTAGGACGCAATGAAAAAGCTAATGAATACTTGTTAAAAATAGCTAAAAAAGATGATATTTGGTTGCATGTAAAAGATTATCCTAGTGCACATGTGATCATCACTTCAAATAAATTAAAAATAAGTCAATTAGTGCTAGAATTTGCAGCAAAGCTTTGTGTGGAATTTTCCAAGCTAAGTTCTGGAGTTTATTTGGTCGATTATACTAGTAAGAATTTTGTAAAAATAAAAGAAAAGGCTTTTGTAAATTATACAAATTATAAGACTTTAAGCGTTTTAAAGGAGTAA
- a CDS encoding phosphatidate cytidylyltransferase yields the protein MFSKTRILSAIVMIAVIAVVALVDNFLINFAIFGVLLFLAFNEAKTMFKSKHASVFVALCVFAIGAFLDKPFFIGLLTLILILGYLVYKKSENLNELMPYIYPTLPILMLYQVLSYEGMFVLFWLIVIVVACDSGAYFIGKLIGERAFSLTSPNKTLEGVVGGIVCAGILGTIIGSFEFSLVKSIYISLIVAIFAVIGDLLESYFKRQAGIKDSGNLIPGHGGVLDRIDAVIIAAFAMATLV from the coding sequence ATGTTTTCAAAGACAAGAATTCTTAGTGCTATTGTGATGATAGCTGTGATAGCTGTTGTTGCTTTGGTGGATAATTTTTTGATTAATTTTGCGATTTTTGGTGTTTTATTGTTTTTGGCATTTAATGAAGCAAAAACTATGTTTAAAAGCAAACATGCAAGTGTTTTTGTGGCTTTGTGTGTTTTTGCAATAGGAGCATTTTTAGATAAACCTTTCTTTATAGGCCTCTTGACTTTGATTTTGATTTTAGGATATTTAGTTTATAAAAAAAGTGAAAATTTAAATGAACTTATGCCTTATATATATCCTACTTTGCCTATTTTAATGCTTTATCAAGTATTAAGTTATGAGGGTATGTTTGTATTATTTTGGCTTATAGTGATTGTCGTTGCTTGCGATAGTGGGGCGTATTTTATAGGAAAACTAATTGGCGAGAGAGCTTTTTCTCTAACAAGTCCAAATAAAACCTTAGAAGGTGTTGTAGGTGGCATTGTTTGTGCGGGGATTTTAGGAACCATCATAGGCTCTTTTGAATTTAGCTTGGTAAAAAGTATTTATATATCTTTAATCGTAGCTATTTTTGCTGTGATAGGGGATTTACTTGAGAGTTATTTTAAAAGACAAGCAGGTATTAAAGATAGTGGTAATTTAATCCCAGGACACGGGGGAGTTTTAGATAGAATTGATGCTGTTATCATTGCAGCATTTGCAATGGCAACTTTAGTATGA
- the dxr gene encoding 1-deoxy-D-xylulose-5-phosphate reductoisomerase has protein sequence MIVLGSTGSIGVNTLFIAKEKNINIEALSCGKNIKLLNEQIALFKPKFVCIQDEKDKTLVDHDRIFCGQEGLKAMIAECKSSLVVNAIVGFAGLSSSLMVQKLGKILALANKESLVVAGKFFDTSKIKAIDSEHAALKCLIDKRKDIKKLFITASGGAFYNYKIKDLKNVSVKEALKHPNWSMGAKITIDSASMCNKLFEIIEAYHLYGIKQIDALIERKSLVHALCEFKDGGMSAYFSHANMRLSIAQAILDEHEQSFIENLDLLAMPSLKFEKISLKKYPIFSLKDELLKKPDLGVIINSANEYMVYQFLAQKAQFLDIAKGIFKALDYFGVPKINQIEDVFEYDKQVRLYLDKEMK, from the coding sequence ATGATCGTACTTGGAAGCACGGGAAGTATAGGAGTTAATACTCTTTTTATTGCTAAAGAAAAAAACATAAACATAGAAGCCTTATCTTGTGGTAAAAATATCAAGCTTTTAAATGAGCAAATAGCTCTTTTTAAGCCTAAATTTGTATGTATACAAGATGAAAAAGATAAAACCTTAGTTGATCATGATAGGATTTTTTGTGGCCAAGAGGGTTTAAAAGCGATGATAGCTGAGTGCAAAAGTTCTTTAGTGGTAAATGCTATAGTAGGTTTTGCAGGCTTAAGTTCAAGTCTTATGGTGCAAAAGCTTGGTAAAATTTTAGCCTTGGCAAACAAAGAAAGCTTAGTAGTAGCAGGGAAATTTTTTGACACTTCTAAGATTAAGGCCATAGATAGCGAACATGCAGCACTAAAGTGCTTGATAGATAAAAGAAAAGATATTAAAAAACTTTTTATCACAGCAAGTGGCGGGGCCTTTTATAATTATAAAATCAAAGATTTAAAAAATGTTAGCGTAAAAGAAGCTCTTAAGCATCCTAACTGGAGCATGGGAGCTAAGATCACCATAGATAGTGCTAGCATGTGTAATAAACTTTTTGAAATCATCGAAGCTTATCATCTTTATGGTATTAAACAAATAGATGCTTTGATAGAAAGAAAGTCTTTAGTGCATGCTTTATGTGAATTTAAAGATGGTGGTATGAGTGCATATTTTTCTCATGCAAATATGCGTTTGTCTATAGCTCAAGCTATTTTAGATGAGCATGAACAAAGCTTTATAGAAAATTTGGATTTGTTAGCTATGCCAAGTTTAAAATTTGAAAAAATTAGTTTAAAAAAATATCCTATATTTTCACTTAAAGATGAGCTTTTGAAAAAGCCTGACTTGGGTGTGATTATAAATAGTGCAAATGAATATATGGTGTATCAATTTTTAGCCCAAAAAGCGCAGTTTTTAGACATAGCCAAGGGTATTTTTAAAGCATTGGATTATTTTGGTGTGCCAAAGATTAACCAAATTGAAGATGTTTTTGAGTATGATAAGCAAGTTAGGCTTTATTTAGATAAGGAAATGAAGTGA